A window from Montipora capricornis isolate CH-2021 chromosome 7, ASM3666992v2, whole genome shotgun sequence encodes these proteins:
- the LOC138057493 gene encoding uncharacterized protein → MMSEVSSDEEFITSSETESDVWGQEEHVKPQEASSKCSIVSFIMGISLTAPFITFVCASQDVLAGTSKPTGLVIIGLTAPSVVLKIVSLCLRQVSQVPRVFLAFAFVIAGQLCVVFTPHLEGRLAGLCLVSVGTGIGEISLLIQAAVEFEEIVLCSFIVGTGVGAILGSVTYVGLTVWLIVDPRTAILVSAIWPPVFLITFAVSQGKLTSSRNLNATERLSRIRRSKFEIDCRLTTRWKQRLYSVWSCSHHMLLLFLIYFSEYIILTAILTTLVFDGVGVGPEFSPRGDFEHYVLSTMMGEFLGRSFISMLRAVAPGFFFNSSPVLAFFPLAETIFLLLPTWFRLVSQVWIIWLLCFVQGTACGMIFSNSYHIIARRVVSNQVAFNVTLASILETAGILTAGLVGLYVESALKDHCMHHERNISDCFARDTDSTFWEFGHRLFYEGKTALSF, encoded by the exons ATGATGTCTGAAGTAAGCAGCGATGAAGAATTCATCACTTCTTCCGAGACAGAGAGTGACGTTTGGGGTCAAGAAGAACACGTCAAACCGCAAGAAGCCAGCTCTAAATGTTCTATAGTTTCCTTCATAATGGGCATTTCACTAACGGCTCCTTTTATAACTTTCGTATGCGCCAGCCAAGATGTCTTAGCTGGGACGAGCAAGCCAACTGGACTAGTAATTATAGGGCTAACAGCTCCTTCTGTTGTCTTAAAGATTGTCTCTCTGTGTTTGAGACAAGTGTCGCAAGTTCCCCGCGTATTTCTAGCCTTTGCTTTTGTGATAGCAGGACAGTTGTGCGTTGTGTTTACGCCACATCTCGAGGGACGTTTAGCTGGCCTCTGTTTGGTTTCTGTTGGCACTGGAATTGGAGAAATTAGTCTTCTGATACAGGCTGCTGTGGAGTTTGAAGAAATTGTGCTGTGTTCGTTTATCGTTGGAACGGGCGTAGGGGCTATCCTTGGATCTGTTACATATGTGG GACTAACAGTATGGCTGATTGTGGATCCAAGaaccgccatattggtgtctGCAATATGGCCTCCAGTTTTCCTCATCACGTTCGCAGTGTCACAAGGAAAACTAACCAGTTCACGCAACTTAAACGCAACGGAACGATTATCAAGGATACGGCGAAGCAAATTCGAAATAGACTGTCGTTTAACGACTCGCTGGAAACAAAGACTTTACTCAGTTTGGAGTTGTTCTCATCACATGTTATTGTTGTTTCTGATCTACTTCAGCGAGTACATAATACTCACTGCTATTCTGACAACGCTTGTTTTTGACGGAGTTGGCGTGGGACCTGAATTCTCACCCAGGGGCGATTTTGAACACTACGTCCTGAGTACCATGATGGGCGAGTTCCTTGGCCGTTCATTCATTTCCATGCTTCGAGCGGTTGCGCCTGGATTCTTCTTCAACTCTTCCCCAGTCCTAGCATTTTTCCCTCTGGCAGAGACGATCTTCCTCTTGCTTCCAACATGGTTTCGGCTCGTTTCACAGGTATGGATCATATGGCTGTTGTGCTTTGTTCAGGGTACTGCTTGTGGTATGATTTTCTCCAACTCATACCACATTATCGCGCGGAGAGTTGTCTCAAATCAAGTGGCATTCAATGTCACCCTTGCGTCTATACTAGAGACTGCTGGTATCCTGACTGCGGGCCTGGTCGGCCTTTACGTCGAATCGGCATTGAAGGATCATTGTATGCACCACGAGAGAAATATCTCCGATTGTTTTGCCAGAGACACAGATTCTACCTTCTGGGAATTTGGACACAGGTTATTCTACGAAGGAAAAACTGCACTTTCCTTTTAG
- the LOC138055731 gene encoding 52 kDa repressor of the inhibitor of the protein kinase-like produces MSLHDSFVAMVTYYVALIKFQFNVIFRVTEENISTEGEPPAKASRARERQDSAVEQRQVSSENFNQGEDQGPVTAAPYDVSKIIDHAFVDSLSDAEKVQFLEKSWRPPPNSILDKQVINRAGKTVTTKFQTKWLDQRNWLAYSANPLHCGGWCKLCLLFLTTKEKDAALGAFVKSAFKNYSKSKEKLDSHESADYHKRAEERGLYAKTQLQNIANRIDVQLNKVTNQNIESNEAILPHIVDAARLCAVQQIPFRGHRDDKIQFTQEPTDNEGNFTAIIRLLAKSNPGLKDHLEHGPQNARYTSKTIQNEVIAVMANLIRDYFCQCLEKCPHFSLIADETTSHGREILSVCLRFLDFVEDPCCPIKREVLIDLCDLTRTTGKAIATALTESLKKHKIDIANCRGQAYETTSSMSSSKKGVQAEIAKCAPDADYQGCCLHALNLAICHACEIRPIQNMMDSCRELYSFFDNSPKRQRFLDIVIDVLGKGETKKRKLKNLCKTRWIERHSTFETIYDLYEYVVTTLDEICVPSEDERFECPGEESWDWDASTRTLANGLRHTMKSFGHIFCFVCAMDMLEPMRPLVSALQGRLVEVYFGFKKVEEVMNSYTDIRSGIDKWFERLYTKVLRLSELVGSAEERPRVNRRGATPAETAKGYWKRAVAIPFLDIVSSELKSRFSHEKRAHYELCALVPEVISKKDENAVTSLLNVLKEKWEHILPLPAAFRK; encoded by the exons ATGTCTTTACATgattcttttgttgccatggtaacttattaCGTCGCATTGATTAAG TTTcaatttaatgttattttcagAGTAACAGAAGAGAACATCTCAACCGAAGGCGAGCCTCCTGCCAAAGCTAGTAGAGCACG AGAACGCCAAGACAGTGCTGTTGAGCAGCGACAAGTGAGTTCAG AAAACTTTAATCAAGGGGAAGATCAAGGTCCAGTTACAGCGGCGCCATACGATGTCAGCAAAATCATCGACCATGCATTTGTTGATTCTCTAAGCGATGCGGAAAAAGTGCAGTTCCTCGAAAAAAGCTGGCGACCTCCGCCTAATTCGATACTTGATAAGCAAGTAATAAATCGTGCTGGAAAAACTGTCACCACTAAGTTCCAAACAAAATGGCTAGACCAGCGAAATTGGCTTGCGTATAGTGCCAATCCTTTGCATTGTGGCGGATGGTGCAAACTGTGTTTGCTCTTCTTAACCACAAAAGAGAAGGACGCAGCGTTGGGGGCATTTGTTAAATCAGCTTTTAAGAATTATAGCAAGTCAAAGGAAAAGCTTGATTCACATGAATCAGCAGACTACCACAAGAGAGCAGAAGAACGTGGATTGTACGCGAAAACCCAGCTGCAAAACATTGCTAACCGTATAGATGTTCAATTAAACAAAGTAACAAATCAAAATATTGAAAGTAATGAGGCCATACTTCCCCATATCGTCGACGCTGCTCGCTTATGCGCAGTGCAGCAGATTCCTTTTAGAGGACACAGAGATGACAAAATACAGTTTACGCAAGAGCCTACCGACAATGAGGGCAACTTTACCGCCATCATTCGTTTATTAGCTAAAAGTAATCCTGGTCTCAAGGATCACCTTGAACATGGCCCACAGAATGCCCGCTATACAAGTAAGACCATCCAAAACGAAGTAATAGCAGTAATGGCCAACTTAATTCGTGACTACTTTTGTCAATGTCTTGAGAAGTGTccccatttttctttaattgctGATGAGACGACATCCCATGGGCGAGAAATTTTGTCAGTGTGCCTTCGATTTCTGGATTTTGTCGAGGATCCATGCTGCCCAATAAAGCGTGAAGTGCTCATCGACTTGTGTGACCTCACTAGGACTACTGGGAAGGCCATAGCCACGGCACTcacagaaagcttgaaaaagcATAAGATTGATATAGCTAATTGCAGAGGTCAGGCTTATGAAACGACATCATCCATGAGTTCAAGCAAAAAAGGTGTTCAAGCCGAAATCGCCAAATGTGCACCCGACGCTGACTATCAAGGATGCTGCCTGCATGCATTGAATCTTGCAATTTGTCATGCTTGCGAAATAAGACCGATACAAAACATGATGGACAGTTGCCGTGAATTGTACAGTTTTTTCGACAACTCCCCAAAAAGGCAACGCTTTTTGGATATTGTTATTGACGTCTTGGGAAAAGGTGAGACCAAAAAACGGAAATTGAAAAACTTGTGCAAAACAAGATGGATTGAGCGTCACTCAACGTTTGAAACAATCTACGATCTATACGAATATGTGGTCACTACCCTAGATGAAATATGCGTTCCCTCGGAGGATGAGCGCTTTGAATGTCCAGGCGAGGAGTCATGGGATTGGGATGCCAGTACTCGAACATTAGCAAATGGACTGAGACACACAATGAAAAGCTTTGGGcacattttctgttttgtgtGCGCGATGGACATGCTGGAACCAATGAGACCACTTGTTAGTGCACTCCAAGGTCGCCTCGTAGAAGTCTATTTTGGCTTCAAAAAAGTGGAGGAGGTCATGAATTCCTATACTGACATTCGGAGTGGCATAGATAAGTGGTTCGAGCGTTTGTACACGAAAGTTTTGCGTCTTTCAGAGTTGGTTGGATCGGCTGAAGAGCGACCACGTGTTAATCGTAGGGGTGCCACTCCAGCAGAAACGGCTAAGGGGTACTGGAAGCGCGCTGTCGCAATACCGTTTTTAGACATAGTTTCATCGGAATTGAAGTCCCGTTTCAGCCACGAAAAGCGAGCTCATTATGAGCTGTGTGCCCTCGTGCCAGAGGTAATCAGCAAAAAAGATGAAAACGCTGTAACTAGCCTTCTCAACGTTCTGAAAGAGAAATGGGAGCATATTCTTCCGCTACCTGCGGCGTTCAGAAAGTGA